Proteins encoded in a region of the Arvicanthis niloticus isolate mArvNil1 chromosome 16, mArvNil1.pat.X, whole genome shotgun sequence genome:
- the Ido1 gene encoding indoleamine 2,3-dioxygenase 1, producing the protein MAHSKISPTEGSRRILEEYHIDEDVGFALPHPLVELPDAYSPWTLVARNLPMLIENGQLREEVEKLPTLSTDELRGHRLQRLAHLALGYITMAYVWNRGDDDIRKVLPRNIAVPYCELSEKLGLPPILSYADCVLANWKKKDPNGPMVYENMDILFSFPGGDCDKGFFLVSLLVEIAASPAIKAIPTVSNAVEHQDLKALEKALCNIATSLEKAKDIFKRMRDFVDPDMFFHVLRIYLSGWKGNPKLPEGLLYEGVWDTPKKFSGGSAGQSSIFQSLDVLLGIKHKAGKGSAAEFLQEMRGYMPPAHRNFLFSLESAPPVREFVISRQNENLKKAYNECVNGLVSVRKFHLTIVDTYIVKPSKQKPMDGHKSEEPSNVESRGTGGTDVMNFLKSVKDTTEKALLSWP; encoded by the exons CACTG gTGGAACTACCTGATGCGTACAGCCCCTGGACCCTTGTGGCTAGAAATCTGCCTATGCTGATTGAGAATGGGCAGCTTCGAGAAGAAGTCGAGAAG CTGCCCACACTGAGCACTGACGAACTGAGAGGACACAGGTTACAGAGGCTGGCACATTTGGCCCTGGGGTACATCACCATGGCGTATGTGTGGAACCGAGGGGATGATGATATTCGAAAG GTGCTGCCCCGCAATATTGCTGTTCCTTACTGCGAACTCTCGGAGAAGCTGGGGCTGCCTCCCATTCTGTCTTATGCAGACTGCGTCCTGGCAAACTGGAAGAAAAAGGACCCCAATGG GCCCATGGTATATGA gaacATGGACATTCTGTTCTCATTTCCTGGTGGGGACTGCGATAAAGGCttcttccttgtctctctgtTGGTGGAAATAGCAGCTTCTCCTGCAATCAAA gcaaTCCCCACTGTATCTAATGCAGTAGAGCATCAAGACCTGAAGGCACTGGAAAAGGCACTGTGTAATATAGCTACCAGTCTGGAGAAAGCCAAGGACATTTTTAAGAGGATGCGTG ACTTTGTGGATCCAGACATGTTTTTCCACGTTCTTCGCATATATTTGTCTGG CTGGAAAGGCAACCCCAAGCTGCCAGAGGGTCTGCTGTATGAGGGGGTCTGGGACACGCCAAAAAAGTTTTCAGGGGGCAGTGCAGGCCAGAGCAGCATCTTTCAGAGTCTTGATGTCCTTCTGGGAATAAAGCATAAGGCTGGTAAAG GATCTGCTGCAGAATTCCTCCAGGAAATGAGAGGGTACATGCCTCCAGCCCATCGGAACTTCCTTTTCTCCTTAGAGTCAGCTCCCCCAGTCCGTGAGTTTGTCATTTCAAGACAAAATGAGAACTTGAAGAAAGCTTATAATGAGTGTGTGAATGGTCTGGTCTCTGTGAGAAAGTTCCACCTCACAATAGTAGATACTTATATTGTGAAACCTTCGAAGCAGAAGCCCATGGATGGCCACAAGTCGGAAGAGCCCTCAAACGTGGAAAGCCGAGGGACTGGGGGTACTGATGTCATGAATTTCCTGAAGAGTGTGAAAGATACAACTGAGAAAGCCCTTCTCAGTTGGCCTTAG